A part of Tigriopus californicus strain San Diego chromosome 10, Tcal_SD_v2.1, whole genome shotgun sequence genomic DNA contains:
- the LOC131888687 gene encoding toll-like receptor Tollo, whose product MRVRDRGGGGGGEGFAVSLVRQLIVCLFVTAVHSEQNCSFQAVSETLRCSLESLNAPNVSLASASRAQNVRIQCFGGESEPTSILKTNHFGYLSDLRQLSVESCPVRRVPSLAFSGLSGLTALTLSSQESEWSGTGMQVEEDAFTGLNSLRSLNLSRNNLWVIPPVMFCSLSSLTVLNLSTNFLQDTAHFGFGSSDIHSCKLPLRALDLSHNSFSRLPPRTFGQLRKLESLNLANNNLNVIDDLALAELSSLTRLNLAHNQLVALPPQLFSTCCRFIQELQLQNNSLAGLPHGLFVGMEHLVVLNLSLNDITNEWLTPNTFQSMMRLVALDLSHNRLTKLDQSLLSPLTSLQLLDLSHNQLYAVDGNTFLSQYNLHILRLSHNQLDSLDPKAFAGLSVLSSLSLHHNRIENLQPDLLQNCSGLIDLELSDNGFTQVPTRALSHLAKLKTLDLGENSISVLRNDSLSGLQNIDALRLSGNGIANISDAIFGPVPNIKVLNLAHNEIQELEQGVFNSLKHLRMLRLDNNKLKDINGIMAALGELKWLNMSANRLQWFDYAFIPKNLEWLDIHANQIEDLGNYFELIEGFNLKTLDASSNRIRKLEPLSLPSSIEFAALDHNRIKHVMPGTFQNKSNLRKVDLTSNLIKQFQLPALAINLSTSSESVPRFYLEDNPFLCDCEMEWLQNINDMDHRGQYPEIADLAQIQCRLNNNHPNQSSTSTVHIQQVHPDQFVCQYQAHCFALCLCCDFFACDCRMQCPEGCSCFHDSTWSANIIQCSMRGHKDIPPLIPMDATSIYLDGNNFTGTLESQAFIGRKRVQALYLNHSLIEAINNQTFNGLTELEVLHLEDNLIQTLGGFEFTNLTSLVELHLQDNRLIFIHEATFSALVSLEVLHLHGNLLTTYPVWELQILPSISDISLSQNPWSCECSFVQQFQEFSRSSQLLEDLADVYCQSEDHVVKLSENVTCLDALAVTYQKSGTAHGRAAIPGFIPILSLIIAISVILLCTSLVVFVFRTPLRVWLHSKYGVRVMDPCGKCAQDKLYDAFISYSLKDEDFVQQILLPQLEPTEPGLQSSTQAYCQGKNPAYKLCLQHRDLPNTSSISDTFPGIAQLCAKHVLIVSRAYLESDWRQMRLALQQQPGLMKKLKPVIVILEEPSPLDLASSPEINMLLKTGPIIRWNEAGFWNKLRFYLPDTGKSTTKAYKRNLNVSPAKRITNSNTMALRSSSLKAENGSPVPLGSGHNKYNGEPGGGAGGVGGVGNNTWQHYDGLLHSNNSSHSESTRSTGSPHTLAGGNGSSDSSRASHGNVLANPLASDQFFDHHMYQTIGDVFQPVGQNNMHHPNDQHIYHTLDPDVARSIGNNGTRSPSGGSSATDPFPPQMYDTLGKLDVMLPNGQFVPATLVRSNINGRVVPFVDVNSQTMPPLAQGAGMGSGHHGSPMPSQRDRKNMSPPEANLLENGASKTGRATNHSRRIPRQFV is encoded by the exons TTGCTCATTCCAGGCGGTTTCCGAGACCCTGAGATGCTCTCTCGAGAGCTTGAATGCTCCCAATGTGTCTTTAGCCTCGGCTTCTCGAGCCCAAAACGTTCGGATCCAGTGTTTTGGAGGCGAGTCCGAGCCCACTTCCATtctgaaaacaaaccattttggATACTTGTCCGACCTTCGTCAGCTGAGCGTGGAGTCTTGCCCCGTGCGGCGTGTCCCATCCTTGGCCTTTTCGGGTCTGAGCGGCCTCACGGCTCTGACTTTGTCCTCACAGGAGTCGGAATGGTCGGGCACGGGCATGCAAGTGGAAGAGGACGCCTTCACTGGACTCAACAGTCTCCGATCTCTGAATTTGAGCCGCAATAATCTGTGGGTGATTCCTCCGGTCATGTTCTGCTCCTTGAGCTCCCTGACTGTCCTCAATCTGTCCACGAACTTCCTCCAAGACACGGCccactttggctttggctcCTCCGACATCCACTCGTGCAAGTTGCCCTTGCGAGCCCTGGATTTATCTCACAACAGTTTTTCTCGATTACCGCCCCGCACATTTGGACAGCTGAGAAAACTCGAGTCTCTCAACTTGGCCAATAATAACTTGAATGTGATTGACGACTTGGCCTTGGCGGAACTGAGCTCGCTGACAAGGCTCAATCTGGCACATAATCAGCTCGTGGCACTTCCTCCACAGCTCTTTTCCACCTGCTGCCGCTTTATTCAGGAGCTTCAGCTGCAAAACAACTCGCTCGCGGGACTGCCTCACGGTCTCTTTGTCGGAATGGAGCATCTCGTGGTGCTGAATCTGTCACTGAACGACATCACCAATGAATGGCTGACACCCAATACTTTCCAGTCAATGATGAGATTGGTGGCCCTTGATCTCTCCCACAATCGGCTCACAAAATTGGATCAGAGCCTACTGAGCCCGTTGACTTCCCTCCAACTCCTTGATCTGAGCCACAATCAGCTGTACGCAGTCGATGGGAACACATTCTTATCCCAGTACAATCTTCATATCCTGCGCCTGTCACATAATCAACTGGACTCGTTGGATCCCAAGGCTTTTGCAGGATTGTCCGTGTTGAGCTCATTGTCTCTTCATCACAACCGAATTGAGAATCTGCAGCCAGATCTTCTACAGAATTGCTCGGGCCTCATTGACCTTGAGTTGAGTGACAATGGTTTTACCCAAGTTCCAACTCGAGCCTTATCCCATTTGGCTAAGTTGAAGACATTAGACCTCGGGGAGAACTCCATTTCGGTCCTTCGGAACGATTCTTTGAGTGGTCTCCAAAACATTGATGCTCTTCGATTATCTGGCAATGGAATAGCTAACATCTCGGATGCCATCTTTGGCCCTGTGCCAAACATTAAAGTGCTCAATTTGGCTCATAATGAGATCCAAGAGCTTGAGCAAGGTGTTTTCAATTCTCTCAAGCATCTCAGGATGCTCCGCCTGGACAATAACAAACTCAAAGATATTAATGGGATCATGGCCGCTTTGGGAGAGCTCAAGTGGCTTAACATGTCCGCCAATCGCCTCCAATGGTTCGACTATGCCTTCATTCCCAAGAACTTGGAATGGCTCGACATCCATGCCAATCAGATTGAAGATCTGGGCAACTATTTTGAACTGATTGAGGGCTTCAACCTCAAAACGCTGGATGCCAGTTCCAATCGAATTAGGAAACTGGAGCCACTCTCTCTACCCTCAAGTATCGAATTCGCCGCTCTCGACCACAACCGGATCAAGCATGTGATGCCTGGAACTTTCCAGAATAAATCCAATTTGAGGAAAGTGGACTTGACTTCTAATCtaatcaagcaatttcaattacCAGCCTTGGCCATCAACCTGTCCACCAGTTCAG AGTCCGTACCTCGATTTTATCTCGAGGACAACCCGTTTCTGTGCGATTGTGAGATGGAATGGCTCCAGAACATCAATGACATGGATCATCGTGGCCAATATCCTGAAATCGCGGATTTGGCTCAAATCCAATGTCGCTTGAACAACAACCATCCCAATCAGAGCTCAACGAGCACGGTTCATATCCAGCAAGTGCATCCCGATCAATTCGTGTGTCAGTATCAGGCTCATTGCTTTGCTTTGTGCCTATGTTGTGATTTCTTTGCCTGTGATTGTCGCATGCAATGTCCTGAGGGATGTTCATGCTTCCATGACTCGACTTGGTCGGCAAATATCATCCAGTGCTCGATGAGAGGTCACAAGGACATTCCACCTCTAATCCCTATGGATGCTACCTCGATCTATTTGGACGGGAACAATTTTACGGGCACTCTCGAAAGCCAGGCTTTTATTGGCCGTAAACGAGTGCAGGCCCTCTACCTGAATCACAGCTTGATTGAGGCCATCAACAATCAGACCTTCAATGGTCTGACCGAGTTGGAAGTGCTACATTTGGAGGATAACTTGATTCAAACCTTGGGTGGCTTCGAGTTCACCAATCTCACCTCACTGGTGGAACTCCACTTGCAGGACAATCGACTCATATTCATTCATGAGGCCACGTTCTCGGCTTTGGTCTCGTTAGAGGTTCTTCATCTGCATGGCAATTTACTCACAACCTACCCGGTGTGGGAGCTCCAGATTCTACCCTCCATCTCGGACATCAGCTTGAGTCAAAACCCATGGAGTTGCGAGTGCAGTTTTGTGCAacaatttcaagaattttcaCGCTCCAGCCAACTTCTGGAGGATCTCGCGGATGTCTATTGCCAAAGTGAGGATCATGTCGTGAAGTTAAGTGAAAACGTCACTTGCTTGGATGCACTCGCAGTGACGTATCAAAAGAGCGGCACTGCCCATGGGCGGGCTGCCATCCCTGGGTTCATTCCCATCTTATCGCTCATAATCGCCATTAGTGTCATCCTGCTTTGCACCTCCTTGGTTGTCTTTGTCTTCCGCACTCCGCTTCGAGTTTGGCTTCACTCCAAATACGGAGTGCGTGTCATGGACCCTTGTGGCAAGTGTGCTCAGGATAAACTGTATGATGCCTTCATTAGCTATTCACTGAAAGATGAGGACTTTGTCCAACAAATCCTTCTCCCTCAATTGGAGCCCACCGAGCCAGGGTTGCAAAGTTCCACTCAGGCCTATTGCCAAGGGAAAAATCCCGCTTACAAACTTTGCCTTCAGCACAGGGATCTTCCCAATACGAGTTCCATTTCCGACACGTTTCCAGGGATCGCTCAGCTTTGTGCGAAACACGTGCTGATCGTGTCAAGAGCCTATTTGGAGTCGGATTGGAGACAGATGAGGTTGGCCCTTCAGCAACAACCAGGGCTAATGAAGAAACTGAAGCCTGTGATAGTCATATTGGAGGAACCCTCCCCATTGGACCTGGCATCCTCGCCTGAGATCAATATGCTCCTGAAAACCGGTCCCATCATTCGGTGGAATGAGGCTggtttttggaacaagttgcGATTCTACTTGCCCGATACCGGCAAATCAACCACCAAAGCCTATAAAAGGAACCTAAATGTGTCGCCAGCCAAAAGGATCACCAATAGCAACACCATGGCACTTCGCAGTTCCAGTCTGAAGGCCGAGAATGGCTCGCCAGTGCCTCTTGGCTCCGGTCACAACAAATATAATGGGGAGCCGGGAGGAGGAGCTGGAGGAGTTGGAGGAGTTGGGAACAATACTTGGCAGCATTATGATGGGCTTTTGCATTCAAACAACTCTTCTCATTCCGAGTCCACTCGATCCACGGGTTCACCACACACATTGGCAGGGGGAAATGGGAGCTCTGATTCGAGTCGTGCCTCGCATGGTAATGTACTCGCCAACCCTCTGGCCTCGGACCAATTCTTCGACCATCATATGTATCAGACCATTGGGGATGTGTTTCAACCAGTCGGCCAGAATAACATGCACCACCCCAATGACCAACACATCTACCACACCTTGGACCCAGACGTGGCCCGGTCCATTGGGAATAATGGGACGCGGTCACCCTCGGGTGGATCATCGGCGACTGACCCTTTTCCGCCACAAATGTATGATACATTGGGGAAATTGGATGTGATGCTGCCCAATGGTCAGTTTGTTCCAGCCACCCTCGTTCGAAGCAATATCAATGGGCGTGTTGTGCCTTTTGTCGACGTGAACTCACAAACCATGCCCCCCTTGGCCCAAGGAGCAGGCATGGGGAGTGGTCATCATGGCAGCCCAATGCCGTCGCAAAGAGACCGCAAAAACATGAGTCCTCCCGAGGCCAATCTCTTGGAGAACGGAGCTTCCAAAACTGGCCGAGCCACCAATCACTCCCGCAGGATACCCAGACAATTTGTTTGA